AGTCCAAGAAGTGTGCGGTCTCGTTCGAAGGCGAGGGAAACCGCGTGGTCTCGGTTCGCAGGGATAAGGCGGATTCGCTGTCGCTTGTCCTGAAACTTGGAAATGTGGATGCGGAAAAGATGCCGAACTTGAAGGGGCTTTCGTTGAAGGATGTTCTTGAAATTGCGGGAAACATCCGTATGAACGTGGAGTATTCCGGAATGGGCCGCGTTGTATCGCAGAGCCCGAAGGCGGGTGAACCGCTCCGCAAGGGACAGATTTGTATGCTGACGCTAAAGGAGAAAGGCTGATGATTTCTGAGACTTTGATGCAGAAATTGAATGTGCAGGGCCTATGCGACGACTCCCGCCGCGTGAAGCCGAACGACTTGTTTTTTGCGATGCCGGGTGCCGAAGGCTTTGCCGTGAATGCGGTTGCGTCCGGTGCAGTTGCCGTGGTGAGTGAAGCGGTTGCTCATGCTGAACTGACCTCGAAATGGATTCAGGTGGCCGACGTGAAGGCTGCCCGTCAAGAATCGGCAAGGATTTTCTATAAGGATCCGTTTGCAAGACTGAATGCCCATGCGGTTACCGGAACGAACGGAAAGACCACCAGCGCGTTCCTGATGGATGCGATGCTTACGGCGGCCGGCCACAAGGTGGCGCTTTTGGGAACCATCAAGAACAAGATTGGTGACAAGTCGGTGCCGGCCACCCTGACGACGCCGGGACTTCTGGACTTGTATGCATTTGCCGCGAAGGCCGTCGAGGCCGGTTGCACGGACTTGGTGATGGAAGCGTCTTCGCATTCCTTGGATCAGGGCCGTATGGCGGGCGTGCTTTACAAGAGTGCCTTGTTCAGCAACCTGACGCAGGACCACCTCGATTACCATAAGACGATGGATGCCTACTTTGAGGCAAAGAAGCTCTTGTTTACGCGTTACCTCGCAGACGACGGCGTGGCCGTTGTCAATATCGATGACGCGTACGGAAAGAAACTATACGATTCCCTAGCCGGGATTGGAGCGGACCGGAGGGTGGCTGTCTCGCGTCTAGGGGTCGTTGGTGCTACTGTGAAGCCCGAAGGGGCTATCGAAAATACTGAAGACGGACTCAAGCTTCGCCTGCCCGCGATTAGTGCCGACGTGTTTGAAACTCCGCTGTGCGGCGACTTTAACGTGGACAACGTGATGCTCGTGCTTTCGTGGGCGAAGGCGATTGGAATTGCTGAACCGGCAATGCGCAAGGCTCTCTCCGAAGTTCGCGTTCCGGGCCGTTTCGAAAAAGTCTGGAACAAGAATGGCCGTCACGTGATTGTGGATTACGCCCACACTCCCGACGCCCTGGAACGCGTCCTTACGACCGCTCGTAGCCTCTGCCGAGGTAAGCTTTCGTGTGTGTTCGGCTGCGGCGGTGACCGCGACAAGACTAAGCGCCCGATTATGGGTGCAATCGCCGAACGCATTGCGGACAAGGCTTGGCTCACCTCCGACAATCCGCGTACCGAAAATCCGACCGACATCATCAACGATGTGCGTGCCGGCATGAAGACGGACAAGTTCTGCGTGGTCGAAAAGCGCGAAGAGGCGATTGCCAAGGCTTGTGCCGAACTCAAGGACGGCGATTGGCTCGTGATTGCGGGCAAGGGCCACGAAGACTACCAGATTGTGGGTAAGACCAAACACCATTTTGATGACCGCGAAGAAGCGGTGAAGGCAATGGAAAATGTATAAGCTGGACTTGAAAATCAAGGAACTCTTGGAAATCCTCGAAACCTACTCGGTAGGCATCGATGGACGTACCAAGAACCGCAAGGTGAATCTTTGCATGGATTCCCGTGAACCTGCCAAAGGTGTTGTGTTTTGGCCGATCAAGGGCGCCCGTTTTGACGCCCACCAGTTTGTAACTCAAATGGAAAAAAATGGAGCATTGATGAGTGTCGTGAATGCAGATGCCGAAGGCATTGAAAACTTCAAGATGTATGCGCCCGTCGACGATACGACGAAAGCGCTCCTCAAGCTCGCCAAGGGCTACCAGAAGAATTTTAAGGTAAAAAAGGTTGCCATTACGGGCAGCAACGGCAAGACGACTACCAAGGAAATGGTGAAGGCTGTTCTTTCGCAGAAGTACAATACGCATGCTACCGCCGGTAACTTCAACAACCACATCGGTGTGCCCATGACGCTGTTCCAGCTCAAGCACAGCCACGAAGCGGCTGTCATCGAAATGGGCACGAGCGGCCCGGATGAAATCCGTCCGCTCTCGCTCGCCGTCGAGCCCGATGTGGCCGTGATTACGAACATCGGTGCCTCTCACCTGGAACGCCTCAAGGATTTGGATGGCGTGTTCGCCGAAAAGAAGACGATTGTCGCTGGCCTCAAGAAGAACGGTGTGCTCATTGTGAACGCCGATGATCCGCGCCTTTGCAAGTGCCGTAGCAATACCAGCTACAAGGTGGTGACCTTCGGCGTAAAGCGCGGCATCATCAAGCCCGAAAAGCTCGAATGGAGCGAAGACAACTGCGCCACTTTCTTTGTGGAACGCACCAAGTTCACGCTGAACGTGCCGGGTATCCATAACCTTTACAATGCCCTCGCCGCTATTGCCGTGGGGCTCCAGTTCCGCGTGCCCAAGGCCGAAATCGCGAAGGCTCTTGCGAATTTCCGTTCGACCAATATGCGCATGGAAATCAAGAACGCAAATGGCTTCAAGATCGTGTCGGATTGCTACAATGCGAACCCGTCTTCGACCAAGATGGCCTTGCAGACCATTGGCAACATGAAGGTGAACCGCCGTATCGCTGTTCTTGGCGATATGCTGGAACTCGGCGCCCAGACCGACGCCCTGCACCAGGAAATGGGTGCCATGGTGCCCGAAATGAATTTCGATATGCTCCTGACTGTGGGCGAAAAGGCGAAACTTTATGTGAAGGGCGCAAAGTCCAAGGGCATGAAGGCCGCGCATCATTTTGCCTCTGTTCAGGAACTGATCGACACCCTCACCGAAATCGTGGCCGAAGGCGACGTGCTCCTGATCAAGGGCAGCCGCGGCATGCACATGGAGACTGTGGTGGATGCCCTGCTCAAGCTGACGAAGGTTAACGCATAGGTTGTAGTGTAAATGGAAAATACGGCAGCACATACCGGCATGAACAAGTTACTGCTTATTGCAGCGCTGTTGCTGATCTGTATAGGTGTACCTATCATCTATACAGCGTCATCGCACTTTGCCGTAGCCAAGGGCTTGCCTGCGGAATTCTACCTGCAGAAGCACCTGGTTAAGGTTGTGGGCGGTCTCGTGCTGATGTTTATTTGTGCGCGCTTTGTGGATTATGGACACTGGAGCTGGCTTGGAAGGATCACTTTTGTAATAGGCGTGGTCCTTACGATAGCGGCTCTGGTCAAGGGCGGCGCGGTTAAGGGTGCGAATCGTTGGATTTTTGGCATCCAGCCCTCCGAAATTATGAAACTGGGAATGCTGATTTGCATTTGCTGGAAGTTCTCGCAGGCGGGCGATAACATCAAGAGTGTCGCCTGTACTTTGGTGCAACCGGGAATATTCTTTGGAATTACGGCGTTGCTGCTTATTCTGCAACCGAACTATTCGATGATCGTGATGCTCTCTTTCGTGGTCGGCTGCGTAATGATTACGGCTGGTGTGAACCTGAAATACCTCGCGATGACTGTGGGTGCCCTAGCTCCGCTTGGCTTGATTATGTTGCTTGTAACGGGACATTCCAGCAAGCGTATCCACGCGTTTTTCGCTGACGAAGGAGAAATGGTCGCTTCTAACTGGCAGGGGGACCATGCTCTGCAGGCTCTTGGAAATGGCGGTTTCACCGGGACGGGATTTGGCATGGGCGTGCAAAAGCTGGGTTATTTGCCTGAAGCGCACAAGGACGTTATTTATGCGGTGGCGGGCGAGGAATTTGGCTTTGTCGGTACATTTGTCCTGCTGGCTCTTTATGCAATTCTTTTTGCGCAGGGTTTCAAGATCGCGCGTCAGTCCTCGACCCGTTTTGGCAAGTACCTGGCGGTGGCGTTCACTTATTCGTTGTTCTTTAACTTCTTGGTGCACGTCTGTGTTTGCGTTGGACTTTTCCCGATGACGGGGCAACCGCTGCCGTTTATCACCTTTGGTGGAACGAACCTGATCTACAGCTGCGTCGTGGTTGGAATTTTGCTGAATATCTCTAGACCCAATACGGGCAAGATGATCAAGGAACCTTATATGAGCGGCGCGTCGTTGGAAAGTAGCGCTTACAGAAATGTTGATTTTACAAGGAGTGGCGTATGAAAAAGTTTCTTTTCGTATGTGGCGGTACCGGTGGCCATATTTTCCCGGCCGTAGCCATTGCAAATAGCCTCAAGAAGATGGGCGTGACCGATATTACTTTTGCTGGCCGTAAGGATTCGATGGAAGAACGCCTCGTGGCTAAGGATTGGCCCTACGAATATATTTCGGCGGTTCCTTTGCACCGTGGCCCGTTTCTCAAGAATTTGGCGCTGCCCTTTAACCTTTCCAAGGCGCTGGTACGCGCGAAGAGTGTCATCAAGAAGGTTAAACCCGATGTCGTCGTGGCGACGGGCGGTTACGTGTCGCTCCCGATCGTGCTTGCCGCAGGGACAGCCGGTATTCCCGTTTATCTGCAGGAACAGAATGCGGTGGCGGGTGTCGCGAACAAGGTGGGTTCCCGTTACGCAAAGACCATCTTTGTCACTTCCGAATCGGCCTCCAAGTTCTTCCCTGCTGAAAAGTGCATGATTTTTGGAAACCCCGTCCGTGAATTGCCTGCAAAAGGCTCCATGACTCGCCCTGCTGAATTTGCTCCGGGCAAGAAGGCCGTGTTTATCGTGGGTGGCTCGCAGGGTGCCGTAGGCATCAACAACAAGATCGAAGAAAGCATCAAGACCATTGCTGCCCGCGACGATGTGTCCGTGGTGTGGCAGGTGGGTGTCAAGAATGTGAATTCCATCAGTGCCCGTGTCGGCGATGTGCCGAATGTGGCTATCCGCGGATTCCTGGATGGCATTTACGCCTATATGATGCATGCGGACTTGATTATCAGCCGCGCTGGAGCTTCGGCCTTGGCCGAAATCCTTGCCTTCGGCAAGCCCTCTATCTTGCTCCCGTTCCCGCATGCGACGGCGAACCATCAGGAATTCAATGCACGCGTCGTTGAAAAGGCGGGAGCCGCCCTCGTGGAACTCGATGCCGAAGAAAATCACCTGTGGGAAAAGGTGGAACAGCTCTTGGGCGATGAAACTCGTTTAAATGCGATGGCCGAAGCGGCGAAAAAACTCGGAATGCCCGATGCCGCAGACCAGATTGCGCGCGTTATCCTTGAAAAGGAGAATTGTTTTAATGCAGATTAATGATTGTAAGCGTGTCCGCAAGCTTCATTTTGTCGGTATCGGTGGCGCCGGTATGTCTGGCATTGCCGAGGTGCTCCATGCGAATGGATTTATCGTGAGCGGTTCCGATACGGGCGAAAGCGCCGTAATCGATTACCTCAAGGGTCTTGGTATCCGCGTGTTCTCGAAGCACGAGGCGTCCAATGTCGAAGGGACTGATCTTGTAGTCTATTCTTCTGCGGTTCCGCACGACAATCCGGAACTGGTTGAAGCGCGTAACCGTCGCATCCCCGTGATTCGTCGCGCCGAAATGCTCGGTGAATTGATGCGCATGAAGTACACGCTCTCGATTGCGGGTACTCACGGCAAGACCACGACCACTTCTATCGTAGGCCAGATTTGGGAAGAAGCCGGCCTCGACCCGACCATTATCGTGGGCGGAGTCGTTAAGGGCAAGGGCAGCGGTGCTAAGGTCGGTAAAGGAGACTACCTGATTGCCGAAAGCGATGAATTTGACCGCAGCTTCCTTTCGATGATGCCGTCTTCTGCAATCATCACGAACATTGATGCCGACCATCTGGACACCTACGAAAATATCGAAGACATCAAGGATGCCTTCGTGCAGTTCGCGAACAAGATTCCGTTCTACGGTCAGGTGATTGTCTGTCTCGACGACCCGAACGTGCAGCAGATTCTAGCCCGTCTCAAGAAACCGGTAATTACCTATGGCTTTACGCGTCAGGCGAAGTACCGCGTGGATAACCTTCGGTTCGAGAAGGGTTACCCTGTATTTGAAATTTTGAACGACGGCGAAAGCTTGGGTGAATTCAAGCTCCAGATTCCTGGCCGCCACAATGTGCTGAATGCGACTGCTGCCGTGGCCCTCGCGATCGAAGAGGGTATCTCTGCCGATGTCGCTCGCAAGGCCTGCGCCGAATTCGAAGGCGTCAAGCGTCGCTTTGAATTTATTGGTGAAAAGAACGATGTGCTGGTCTTTGATGACTACGCGCACCATCCGACCGAAGCCGCAGCGACACTGCTCGGTTTCCGCGATGCGTTCCCGGACCGCCGCATTATCGTGGCTTTCCAGCCGCACCTGTTTACGCGTACCCGCGACCAGCACGATGCCTTTGGCGGTGCGTTTGCCAACTGCGATGTGCTCTTGGCAACTGATATTTATCCGGCCCGCGAAAAGCCCATCGAGGGCGTGACCGGTGCGCTGGTGGCAAACAGCGCAACGGACCGCGGACATCGCGATGCCCGTTTCGTGGGCGACCAACTGAACTTGCTGCCGATTTTGAAGTCGGAACTCAAGCCGGGTGATGTCGTAGTCCTCATGGGTGCTGGCAACATCTGGAAACTCGGTGAACGCATTCTCAAGGAATGCCTCTAGGAGATTGGATTGAAGGAACGTAGTACCACATTGTTTGGCCGCCGCATTGGCACCAACGAACGCAAACGCAAGCAGGAACGTGCCCGCAAGGTAAAGCACGGGTTTAGCTGCGTGTGGTGCTGGTTCAAGCGACGGGGCTGGATTTTCGGCGTGGTCCTTGCCGTGATTGCGTTCCTCGCGATTCACAACCGGTTCTATTTGCAGCGATTCAATCCGCTGGAACTGCGCTACCTGCAGTATGTGGAAATCGAAGGCAACCGTATGCTTTCGTGGGAAGACGTGATGCAGAACGCCCAGGTGGAAACGGGAATGCGGATGTCCGAACTGAACGAAGATTCCGTAGCGGCCGCCCTAACGCAGCTTCCGCTAATCCTTTCGGTCAGTGTCGAAAAGAAGTTCCCATCTTCGCTGTACATCAAGTTGCAAGAGGCTACTCCCGTGTTGACCGTGCTCGAAGGTGGCAAGGCGACCATCTATTCGGAAAAGGGGCATCCGCTTCCGTACTCGGTGGCGACCGCTATGCGGCTCCCGGTGCTAGAAGTAGAGGCGCTCGATAAGGTCAAGATGATGTCGCAGTTCCTGCTTTCGATGCGAAACGCGGACAGCGAACTCTACGACAGGGTCTCGCAGCTGAGCTGGAGCGAAAAGGATGCCGCTATAAAGGTGTTCTTCAGGGATGTGGGCTATGTGGCCCTCTTCCCGGCAAAGAATTGGAACAAGGATATGTTTGTCTTGTATAAGGCCGTTGAAAATGGATTTGTACCCGACTTGCAGTGTGCAGGTGAACTCGATATGAGGTTTTCGGGCTTTGCGTACGTAAGGAATTATGATAAGAGGTGCGTCAATGGATGACAGTAAACAGGAAAAGAGAAAAGAGGAATACATCTTTGGTCTCGATATCGGGGCTTCGAAGCTGAACCTTTTCGTAGGCATTTCGGAAGGCGAAAATGTCCGTGTTGTGGAATGCGGCGATTTCCCTCTCAAGAATGCGGACGAATTTGACTCGGTGGTGGATACGATCCAGCAAGCGGTCCAGGTAATCGAGAATTCGACTCGCGTCGATGTCCGCGATGTCTACGTGGGCATTGCCGGCAAGCATGTCCGCTCTTACAGTTTTCAGGGAATTGTGACGCTCCCGACGGGCGAAGTTCGCGAAGAGGATATCGACAGTGTACAGCGTCAGGCTAGCGCGGTGCCGCCTTCGGCGGGCGAGATTATTCACGTGTTCCCGGGCGAATACTCGCTGGACGAAGAAGAACATATCCGTAACCCGAAGGGCCGTTCGGGCCGTCGCTTGGGAGTTGAAGTCCAGGTGGTGACCGCTCGTCAGAATGCCATGCAGAACTTGGGCAAGATGATCAACCGTGCGGGTCTCAATGTAGCGGGTTACGTGTTGGAACCTCTGGCCTCTGCATGCTCCGTGCTTACCGATGACGAGCGCGAACTGGGTGTCGCCTTGATCGACTTTGGCGCGGGTACGGCGGATGTTGCCGTTTTCGTGAACGATTCCGTGCGCTTTACGACCTCCATTGACTATGCCGGAAACGTCATCACGAGCGATATCAGCCGCTGCCTCAATGTTCCGATTTCGCTTTCGAAAGCCGAAGAAATCAAGAAGAAATACGGAACATGTACCATCAACAATCTCATTGAGGACGAAACGTTCCCGGTTCCTGCTGTCGGAAACCGTGGCGATGTTCAGTGCTCCCGCAAGTTGCTTGCGAATATCATTACGGCGCGCGTGGAAGAAATTTTCAGGTTGCTGAATGAGGAATTGAAAAAGTGCCAGATTGATACCATTATTAATGGAGGTATCGTCTTGACGGGCGGTTGCTGCGCCTTGGAAGGTATCGAAGATGTGGCGTGCAGGGTGTTCAAGAAGCCTGTCCGCATCGGTCGCCCCAAGGGAATGAGCGGCATCCAGGAAGCCTACCAGAATCCGTCGTATGCGACCGGAATTGGCCTCCTGTACTATGCGAACAAGCAACACCGCGAAAAGAAGAAAAATGAAACGAGCAAGATGCAGATCCCGGATACTGTCAAGAAGGGGTTCCAGCATTTCGTTGAAATCATCAGGAAGTATTTATAACAACAACCAACACTCACTACCAGGGAGATAATTAACATGAGTGAAATCGACAACTTCAATTTCGAAGTCAAGTCTCGCGTTATGGGCGAGGTGCCATCTTATAACAACGCCAAGGTCAAGGTGTTCGGCGTCGGTGGAGCAGGTGGAAACACCGTGAACCGCATGAAGGACATGAACATCGAGGGCGTGGAATACTACGCCGTGAATACGGACTCGATGGCCCTTGACCAGAGCAAGGCTGATCATACCATCCAGATCGGTGACAAGGCTACTCGTGGCCTGGGCGCCGGCATGGATCCTGAAATGGGCCGCAAGGCTGCCGAAGAATGCATCGACCAGTTCAAGGAAGCCATGAAGGATTCCGACATGGTGTTCATCGCTGCCGGTATGGGCGGTGGAACCGGTACGGGTGCAGCTCCGGTCGTTGCCGGTGTGGCCCGTGAACTCGGTATCCTCACGGTGGCCGTGGTGACCAAGCCGTTCCGCTGGGAAGGTAACGCACGTTCTTCGATCGCGCAGTCCGGCATTGCTGCACTCCGCGAATGCGTCGACACGATTATCGTTGTCGAAAACAAGAAACTGCTCGGTCTCCTCCAGGCCTCTAACCAGAAGGCGACCATGGAAGAAGCCTTCAAGATGGCTGACGAAATTCTCGGCAACGCCGTCAAGAGCATTTGCGGCATCATGTTCCACCATGGCCTTGTCCATGTGGACTTTGCCGATATCCGCAAGGTCATGCTGAAGGGCGGCACCGCTCTGATGGGTACGGGTTACGCACAGGGTGAAAACCGCGGTATCATGGCTGCCGATATGGCTCTTGCCTCTCCGCTTCTCGAAGATATCAATATCGAAGGCGCTTCGGGCGTGCTCGTGAACGTGGCTCACGGCGAAAACTACTCCTTGCTCGAACACAACGACGCTATGGAACACATCTACGAAAAGGTGGGCGAAGAAAACAACCCGAACATCATCGTCGGCGACATTACCGATCCTAACCTTGGCGACAAGGTCTGCATCACGATCATCGCGACGGGTTGCGGTGGTACTTGCAAGCCTGCTTCGAACCGTGTGAACGTGGGACCGCTTCCGTCCAGCTTCATTCCGCATCCTACGATTGCGATGAATACGACGGCTCAGACGAATCCGTTTGCTCCGGCGAATTCCTCCGCGGTGACTCAGGCCGCTCCTGCCGTTCAGAAGGCAACGCCGCGTCCGACCAGCGTGAACTTCTTCGCCCAGCTTCAGGCCCAGCAGCAGGTTCAGACTCCGGCTCAGCCCCAGGTGCAGCCGCAGGCCGAAATGACCGCATCGATTCCGTCTATTACGGAAACGCAGGTGGTTCGTTCCATTAACGCAGCCATGTTCAATTCTCCGGATTTCAACGCGACTGCCCCTGCTGAAGAAGAGGTCGTTGGTCAGGGTTCCGATACTGCGGAATTCTCTGCTGTTGCCGATGAGGACCGTATGAACGGTGGTCGTGGTGGCGTGGAAACCAACAATGTTGGTAGCCGCGAAGCTTCTTACACCTCTCAGAATGAGTTCGATATGCCTGCGTACGCTCGACAGGAAAAGTTTGCCGCTATGGAGCCTGCCATGGCTTCTGCCCGCAACGAAAGTGAAACGGAACGCGAAGTGGACTATCTCCAGCCCGCTTGGCTCCGTAACGCTCAAGGCAGCATGAACAACTTCTAATATGCGCTTGCTGATAAATTCGGCGAAAATATCTACGGGACTCACGTCTCGGTAGGTTTTGCCGGAATTCTCCAAGAAAATCACACACACAATGAGTGCGCAGGTGCGTACTCACCACAACACAAGGGGTTGCCCGGGACTCCCTGCCTGGGCAACCCTTATTATAACCGGAACGGCTTAGTGAATGTGGGTTCGTCCCCATGGCCGTTCCTCTCGCCTTCGTTACCAGTTTGCGCTTGGTAACTCCGGCTCACGGTTTTATACCGCTCGCGCTCAATTATGTGAATTCGTCCCCAGCGCGCTCGCTCTCGCGACCGCCACGGCTTAACGCCTGTGGCTTTGTCGCTCACGATTATACCGCTCGCGCTCAATTATGTGAATTTGTCCCCGGCGCGCTCGCTCCCCCCGCAAGGGGGGCCATGTCCACATAAGCACTAAAGTGCTAAGTGGCCAAAGGTCGCCAACACAGCACGCTTAACGCCTGTGGCTTTGTCGCTCACGATTATACCGCTCGCGCTCAATTATGTGAATTTGTCCCCGGCGCGCTCGCTCCCCCCGCAAGGGGGGCCATGTCCACATAAGCACTAAAGTGCTAAGTGGCCAAAGGTCGCCAACACAGCACGCTTACGCCTGTGGCTTTGTCGCTCACGATTATACCGCTCGCGCTCAATTATGTGAATTCGTCCCCAGCGCGCTCGCTCCCCCCGCAAGGGGGGCCATGTCCACATAAGCACTAAAGTGCTAAGTGGCCAAAGGTCGCCAACACGGTTCGCTCGCGCCGTGTCGCTCGCGTTCAATCGTATAAGTTTTACAATTAAGTCATCCTGGAACCCGAAGGGTGACGGGATCCATTTTTTTTTATAAATTTACGCATTATGCGATTCCGTGCTCTTTTGGTTGCAATAGGCTGCTTTGTGTCCGTCGCCCTGGCGACGGATTCTGTGAATAATTCCGCCCCGGCGGATTCCTCACACTACAAGGGCTACTTCCAAATCGGCACGGACTTCAACTTCGGCTTTAACGGCGGCCCGACCGACCCGACATTTGCTGTGGATACCGCCGAAACCTATGGCGGCAACTGGCGCGGGCTCCGCGTTCCGCTAGAAAACGCTCGCAGCTACGAGGAACATATCGAGCCGTTCTTTACGCTTGCGTTCCGTGCGGGCTACGGTGATTTCCATTTCCTTTTGGAAGCCCCGCTCCGCAGGGATATCGAAGCCTGGTACGATAGTGACCTCAAGACGAACTTTACCTACAAGCCGAGCGAACTCGACATCGGCGTGCCCATCAACGCCTACGCACTGTGGAACAATCCCGTGGGCTACGTGCAGTTGGGTCGTTTCGATCCCGAAGACCTCAAGGTATCCCCGAACGACCTGACGATTGGCGGC
This genomic stretch from Fibrobacter sp. UWH4 harbors:
- a CDS encoding UDP-N-acetylmuramoyl-L-alanyl-D-glutamate--2,6-diaminopimelate ligase, whose protein sequence is MISETLMQKLNVQGLCDDSRRVKPNDLFFAMPGAEGFAVNAVASGAVAVVSEAVAHAELTSKWIQVADVKAARQESARIFYKDPFARLNAHAVTGTNGKTTSAFLMDAMLTAAGHKVALLGTIKNKIGDKSVPATLTTPGLLDLYAFAAKAVEAGCTDLVMEASSHSLDQGRMAGVLYKSALFSNLTQDHLDYHKTMDAYFEAKKLLFTRYLADDGVAVVNIDDAYGKKLYDSLAGIGADRRVAVSRLGVVGATVKPEGAIENTEDGLKLRLPAISADVFETPLCGDFNVDNVMLVLSWAKAIGIAEPAMRKALSEVRVPGRFEKVWNKNGRHVIVDYAHTPDALERVLTTARSLCRGKLSCVFGCGGDRDKTKRPIMGAIAERIADKAWLTSDNPRTENPTDIINDVRAGMKTDKFCVVEKREEAIAKACAELKDGDWLVIAGKGHEDYQIVGKTKHHFDDREEAVKAMENV
- the murF gene encoding UDP-N-acetylmuramoyl-tripeptide--D-alanyl-D-alanine ligase, with product MYKLDLKIKELLEILETYSVGIDGRTKNRKVNLCMDSREPAKGVVFWPIKGARFDAHQFVTQMEKNGALMSVVNADAEGIENFKMYAPVDDTTKALLKLAKGYQKNFKVKKVAITGSNGKTTTKEMVKAVLSQKYNTHATAGNFNNHIGVPMTLFQLKHSHEAAVIEMGTSGPDEIRPLSLAVEPDVAVITNIGASHLERLKDLDGVFAEKKTIVAGLKKNGVLIVNADDPRLCKCRSNTSYKVVTFGVKRGIIKPEKLEWSEDNCATFFVERTKFTLNVPGIHNLYNALAAIAVGLQFRVPKAEIAKALANFRSTNMRMEIKNANGFKIVSDCYNANPSSTKMALQTIGNMKVNRRIAVLGDMLELGAQTDALHQEMGAMVPEMNFDMLLTVGEKAKLYVKGAKSKGMKAAHHFASVQELIDTLTEIVAEGDVLLIKGSRGMHMETVVDALLKLTKVNA
- a CDS encoding putative peptidoglycan glycosyltransferase FtsW — its product is MENTAAHTGMNKLLLIAALLLICIGVPIIYTASSHFAVAKGLPAEFYLQKHLVKVVGGLVLMFICARFVDYGHWSWLGRITFVIGVVLTIAALVKGGAVKGANRWIFGIQPSEIMKLGMLICICWKFSQAGDNIKSVACTLVQPGIFFGITALLLILQPNYSMIVMLSFVVGCVMITAGVNLKYLAMTVGALAPLGLIMLLVTGHSSKRIHAFFADEGEMVASNWQGDHALQALGNGGFTGTGFGMGVQKLGYLPEAHKDVIYAVAGEEFGFVGTFVLLALYAILFAQGFKIARQSSTRFGKYLAVAFTYSLFFNFLVHVCVCVGLFPMTGQPLPFITFGGTNLIYSCVVVGILLNISRPNTGKMIKEPYMSGASLESSAYRNVDFTRSGV
- the murG gene encoding undecaprenyldiphospho-muramoylpentapeptide beta-N-acetylglucosaminyltransferase, whose translation is MKKFLFVCGGTGGHIFPAVAIANSLKKMGVTDITFAGRKDSMEERLVAKDWPYEYISAVPLHRGPFLKNLALPFNLSKALVRAKSVIKKVKPDVVVATGGYVSLPIVLAAGTAGIPVYLQEQNAVAGVANKVGSRYAKTIFVTSESASKFFPAEKCMIFGNPVRELPAKGSMTRPAEFAPGKKAVFIVGGSQGAVGINNKIEESIKTIAARDDVSVVWQVGVKNVNSISARVGDVPNVAIRGFLDGIYAYMMHADLIISRAGASALAEILAFGKPSILLPFPHATANHQEFNARVVEKAGAALVELDAEENHLWEKVEQLLGDETRLNAMAEAAKKLGMPDAADQIARVILEKENCFNAD
- the murC gene encoding UDP-N-acetylmuramate--L-alanine ligase, with translation MQINDCKRVRKLHFVGIGGAGMSGIAEVLHANGFIVSGSDTGESAVIDYLKGLGIRVFSKHEASNVEGTDLVVYSSAVPHDNPELVEARNRRIPVIRRAEMLGELMRMKYTLSIAGTHGKTTTTSIVGQIWEEAGLDPTIIVGGVVKGKGSGAKVGKGDYLIAESDEFDRSFLSMMPSSAIITNIDADHLDTYENIEDIKDAFVQFANKIPFYGQVIVCLDDPNVQQILARLKKPVITYGFTRQAKYRVDNLRFEKGYPVFEILNDGESLGEFKLQIPGRHNVLNATAAVALAIEEGISADVARKACAEFEGVKRRFEFIGEKNDVLVFDDYAHHPTEAAATLLGFRDAFPDRRIIVAFQPHLFTRTRDQHDAFGGAFANCDVLLATDIYPAREKPIEGVTGALVANSATDRGHRDARFVGDQLNLLPILKSELKPGDVVVLMGAGNIWKLGERILKECL
- a CDS encoding cell division protein FtsQ/DivIB, which gives rise to MKERSTTLFGRRIGTNERKRKQERARKVKHGFSCVWCWFKRRGWIFGVVLAVIAFLAIHNRFYLQRFNPLELRYLQYVEIEGNRMLSWEDVMQNAQVETGMRMSELNEDSVAAALTQLPLILSVSVEKKFPSSLYIKLQEATPVLTVLEGGKATIYSEKGHPLPYSVATAMRLPVLEVEALDKVKMMSQFLLSMRNADSELYDRVSQLSWSEKDAAIKVFFRDVGYVALFPAKNWNKDMFVLYKAVENGFVPDLQCAGELDMRFSGFAYVRNYDKRCVNG
- the ftsA gene encoding cell division protein FtsA, producing the protein MDDSKQEKRKEEYIFGLDIGASKLNLFVGISEGENVRVVECGDFPLKNADEFDSVVDTIQQAVQVIENSTRVDVRDVYVGIAGKHVRSYSFQGIVTLPTGEVREEDIDSVQRQASAVPPSAGEIIHVFPGEYSLDEEEHIRNPKGRSGRRLGVEVQVVTARQNAMQNLGKMINRAGLNVAGYVLEPLASACSVLTDDERELGVALIDFGAGTADVAVFVNDSVRFTTSIDYAGNVITSDISRCLNVPISLSKAEEIKKKYGTCTINNLIEDETFPVPAVGNRGDVQCSRKLLANIITARVEEIFRLLNEELKKCQIDTIINGGIVLTGGCCALEGIEDVACRVFKKPVRIGRPKGMSGIQEAYQNPSYATGIGLLYYANKQHREKKKNETSKMQIPDTVKKGFQHFVEIIRKYL
- the ftsZ gene encoding cell division protein FtsZ; its protein translation is MSEIDNFNFEVKSRVMGEVPSYNNAKVKVFGVGGAGGNTVNRMKDMNIEGVEYYAVNTDSMALDQSKADHTIQIGDKATRGLGAGMDPEMGRKAAEECIDQFKEAMKDSDMVFIAAGMGGGTGTGAAPVVAGVARELGILTVAVVTKPFRWEGNARSSIAQSGIAALRECVDTIIVVENKKLLGLLQASNQKATMEEAFKMADEILGNAVKSICGIMFHHGLVHVDFADIRKVMLKGGTALMGTGYAQGENRGIMAADMALASPLLEDINIEGASGVLVNVAHGENYSLLEHNDAMEHIYEKVGEENNPNIIVGDITDPNLGDKVCITIIATGCGGTCKPASNRVNVGPLPSSFIPHPTIAMNTTAQTNPFAPANSSAVTQAAPAVQKATPRPTSVNFFAQLQAQQQVQTPAQPQVQPQAEMTASIPSITETQVVRSINAAMFNSPDFNATAPAEEEVVGQGSDTAEFSAVADEDRMNGGRGGVETNNVGSREASYTSQNEFDMPAYARQEKFAAMEPAMASARNESETEREVDYLQPAWLRNAQGSMNNF